The proteins below are encoded in one region of Pseudomonas sp. SCB32:
- the lolB gene encoding lipoprotein insertase outer membrane protein LolB, whose protein sequence is MRLRHLIGAAALALLAGCAGFGPHESLEGQGNATAWNAHKTRIAALDGWQIDGKVGIRAPKDSGSGTLFWLQRQGYYDIRLSGPLGRGAARLTGREGAVTLEVAGQGRYEAASPEELLEQQMGWRLPVSHLLWWIRGLPAPDSKSRLTLDGDSHLAKLEQDGWEVEYTRYSEQDGYWLPERLKLHGQDLDVTLVVKTWQPRQLGAGQPNKAGQP, encoded by the coding sequence ATGCGTTTACGTCACCTTATCGGCGCCGCCGCCCTTGCCCTGCTCGCAGGCTGTGCGGGCTTCGGCCCCCATGAATCCCTCGAAGGCCAGGGCAACGCCACCGCCTGGAACGCCCACAAGACCCGCATCGCCGCCCTCGACGGCTGGCAGATCGACGGCAAGGTCGGCATCCGCGCACCCAAGGACTCCGGCAGCGGCACCCTGTTCTGGCTGCAACGCCAGGGCTACTACGACATCCGCCTGTCCGGCCCGCTGGGCCGTGGCGCGGCGCGCCTGACCGGCCGCGAAGGCGCGGTGACCCTCGAAGTCGCCGGCCAAGGCCGCTACGAAGCCGCCTCCCCCGAAGAACTGCTGGAACAGCAGATGGGCTGGCGCCTGCCGGTTTCCCACCTGCTCTGGTGGATTCGCGGCCTGCCCGCGCCGGACAGCAAGAGCCGCCTGACCCTCGACGGCGACAGCCACCTGGCCAAGCTCGAACAGGATGGCTGGGAAGTGGAATACACCCGCTACAGCGAACAGGACGGCTACTGGCTGCCCGAGCGCCTGAAGCTGCACGGCCAGGACCTGGACGTGACCCTGGTGGTGAAGACCTGGCAGCCGCGCCAACTGGGCGCCGGTCAACCGAACAAAGCGGGTCAGCCGTGA
- the ispE gene encoding 4-(cytidine 5'-diphospho)-2-C-methyl-D-erythritol kinase, whose product MQDRLTLPAPAKLNLFLHINGRRPDGYHELQTLFQFLDHGDELHFALREDGQIRLNTEIEGVPHDSNLIVKAARRLQEQSGCTLGADIWLDKRLPMGGGIGGGSSDAATTLLGLKHLWNLDWDEDRLAALGLSLGADVPVFVRGHAAFAEGVGEKLTPVTLEEPWFLVVVPQVFVSTAEVFSDPELTRDTPPIKVRSLLGVDGHNDCQPVVEKRYPDVRNALIQLGKFTEARLTGTGACVFGSFPNQGDADKVRRQLPATLPSFVAQGRNISMLHRKLQNLA is encoded by the coding sequence ATGCAGGACCGCCTGACCCTGCCGGCCCCGGCCAAGCTCAACCTGTTCCTGCACATCAACGGCCGCCGTCCCGACGGCTACCACGAGCTGCAGACCCTCTTCCAGTTCCTCGACCACGGCGACGAGCTGCACTTCGCCCTGCGCGAGGACGGGCAGATCCGCCTGAATACCGAGATCGAAGGCGTTCCCCACGACAGCAACCTGATCGTCAAGGCCGCCCGCAGGCTGCAGGAACAATCGGGCTGCACACTGGGCGCCGACATCTGGCTGGACAAGCGCCTGCCCATGGGCGGCGGCATTGGTGGCGGCAGCTCCGACGCGGCCACCACCCTGCTCGGCCTCAAGCACCTGTGGAACCTCGACTGGGACGAAGACCGCCTCGCAGCCCTGGGCCTGAGCCTCGGCGCCGACGTACCGGTGTTCGTGCGCGGCCACGCGGCCTTCGCCGAAGGCGTTGGCGAGAAGCTCACGCCGGTAACCCTGGAGGAACCCTGGTTCCTCGTCGTCGTACCGCAAGTCTTTGTCAGCACAGCAGAAGTTTTCTCCGATCCCGAGTTGACACGGGATACTCCGCCCATTAAAGTTCGCAGCCTTCTCGGGGTGGACGGTCATAACGACTGCCAGCCGGTCGTCGAGAAGCGTTACCCAGATGTACGTAACGCACTGATCCAGCTAGGTAAATTTACCGAAGCGAGATTGACCGGCACCGGAGCTTGTGTGTTTGGGAGCTTCCCAAATCAAGGCGATGCTGATAAAGTTCGCCGCCAACTTCCGGCCACTCTGCCGAGTTTTGTCGCCCAGGGTCGTAACATCTCGATGTTGCACCGCAAGCTGCAAAACCTGGCCTGA
- a CDS encoding ribose-phosphate pyrophosphokinase codes for MSKMMVFTGNANPDLARRVVRQLHIPLGDVSVGKFSDGEISVEINENVRGKDVFLIQPTCAPTNDNLMELVVMADAFRRSSATRITAVIPYFGYARQDRRPRSARVAISAKVVADMLTVVGVNRVLTVDLHADQIQGFFDIPVDNIYGSPVLVDDIEDQRFENLMIVSPDIGGVVRARAVAKSLGVDLAIIDKRRPKANQSEVMHIIGDVEGRTCVLVDDMVDTAGTLGHAAKALKEHGAAKVIAYCTHPVLSGRAIENIENSVLDELVVTNTIPLSAAAQACGRIRQLDIAPVVAEAMRRISNEESISAMFR; via the coding sequence GTGTCCAAAATGATGGTTTTCACGGGGAACGCCAACCCCGATCTGGCACGCCGTGTCGTACGGCAGCTGCACATTCCCCTCGGTGACGTTTCTGTCGGTAAGTTCTCCGACGGCGAAATCAGCGTTGAGATCAACGAAAACGTTCGTGGTAAGGACGTCTTCCTGATTCAACCGACCTGCGCACCGACCAACGACAACCTGATGGAACTGGTAGTGATGGCTGACGCCTTCCGCCGCTCCTCGGCGACTCGTATCACGGCCGTCATCCCCTACTTCGGTTATGCCCGCCAGGACCGCCGTCCGCGTTCCGCCCGCGTGGCCATCAGCGCCAAAGTCGTTGCCGACATGCTGACCGTCGTAGGCGTCAACCGCGTTCTCACCGTTGACCTGCACGCCGACCAGATCCAGGGCTTCTTCGATATCCCTGTCGACAACATCTACGGCTCGCCCGTACTGGTCGACGACATCGAAGACCAGCGCTTCGAGAACCTGATGATCGTCTCCCCGGACATCGGTGGCGTAGTGCGCGCTCGCGCCGTCGCCAAGTCCCTGGGCGTCGACCTGGCCATCATCGACAAGCGTCGTCCGAAGGCCAACCAGTCCGAAGTCATGCACATCATCGGTGATGTCGAAGGCCGTACCTGCGTACTGGTCGACGACATGGTCGATACCGCCGGCACCCTCGGCCACGCCGCCAAGGCTCTGAAAGAGCACGGCGCCGCCAAGGTCATCGCCTACTGCACCCACCCGGTGCTGTCCGGCCGTGCCATCGAGAACATCGAAAATTCCGTACTGGACGAGCTGGTAGTGACCAACACCATCCCGCTGTCCGCTGCTGCTCAAGCCTGTGGCCGCATCCGCCAGCTGGACATCGCTCCGGTTGTCGCTGAAGCCATGCGCCGCATCAGCAATGAAGAATCGATCAGCGCCATGTTCCGCTAA
- a CDS encoding 50S ribosomal protein L25/general stress protein Ctc has protein sequence MVDFVLNAQERSDLGKGASRRLRRNDGLIPAVVYGGEKAPQSLTLELREVTKLLENEAAFSHVITLNVGAAKETVLIKALQRHPSKGFVMHADFQRVVAGHKLTAHVPLHFINEATAVGVKVGGGEISHVIAEVEVSCLPTNLPEFIEVDLAQVALGQIVHLSDLKLPKGVELVQLAHGNDLAVANIHASRVVKEEGEGAAE, from the coding sequence ATGGTTGATTTTGTACTCAATGCTCAAGAGCGTTCCGACCTGGGGAAAGGTGCGAGCCGCCGCCTGCGTCGTAACGACGGCCTGATCCCGGCTGTGGTTTACGGTGGCGAGAAAGCCCCGCAATCCCTGACCCTGGAACTGCGTGAAGTTACCAAGCTGCTGGAAAACGAGGCTGCCTTCAGCCACGTGATCACCCTGAACGTCGGTGCCGCCAAGGAAACCGTACTGATCAAGGCCCTGCAGCGTCACCCGTCCAAGGGCTTCGTCATGCACGCTGACTTCCAGCGCGTCGTTGCCGGCCACAAGCTGACCGCTCACGTTCCGCTGCACTTCATCAACGAAGCCACCGCTGTTGGCGTCAAAGTTGGTGGCGGCGAGATCTCCCACGTGATCGCCGAAGTCGAAGTTTCCTGCCTGCCGACCAACCTGCCGGAATTCATCGAAGTCGACCTCGCTCAGGTAGCCCTGGGCCAGATCGTTCACCTGTCCGACCTGAAACTGCCGAAAGGCGTAGAGCTGGTGCAACTGGCCCACGGTAACGACCTGGCCGTCGCCAACATCCACGCTTCCCGCGTAGTGAAAGAAGAAGGCGAAGGCGCTGCCGAGTAA
- the pth gene encoding aminoacyl-tRNA hydrolase, with protein sequence MTAVQLIVGLGNPGPEYDQTRHNAGALFVERLADAQRANLSLDKKYFGLVGKFSHKGRDVRLLIPTTYMNRSGQAVAALAGFFRIPVEAILVAHDELDMPPGVAKLKKGGGHGGHNGLRDIIAQLGNQNGFHRLRLGIGHPGHSSLVSGFVLGRAPRAEQELLDTSIDFALGVLPEMLDGDWTRAMQKLHSQKA encoded by the coding sequence GTGACTGCCGTACAACTGATCGTTGGCCTGGGAAATCCAGGCCCTGAATACGACCAGACCCGGCATAACGCGGGGGCCCTTTTCGTTGAGCGACTGGCGGACGCGCAACGCGCGAACCTGTCCCTCGACAAGAAGTACTTCGGCCTGGTCGGCAAGTTCAGCCACAAGGGCCGCGACGTTCGTCTGCTCATCCCCACCACCTACATGAACCGCAGCGGCCAGGCCGTGGCGGCGCTCGCCGGATTCTTCCGCATTCCGGTCGAAGCCATCCTGGTGGCCCACGACGAACTCGACATGCCCCCCGGCGTCGCCAAGCTCAAGAAGGGCGGCGGACACGGCGGGCACAACGGGCTGCGCGACATCATCGCCCAGCTTGGCAACCAGAACGGTTTCCATCGCCTGCGGCTTGGCATCGGCCATCCGGGGCACAGCAGCCTGGTCTCCGGTTTCGTTCTTGGCCGCGCCCCACGCGCCGAACAGGAACTGCTCGACACCAGCATCGACTTCGCCCTTGGCGTGCTGCCGGAAATGCTCGACGGGGACTGGACCCGCGCGATGCAGAAGCTGCACAGCCAGAAGGCCTGA
- the ychF gene encoding redox-regulated ATPase YchF has translation MGFNCGIVGLPNVGKSTLFNALTKSGIAAENFPFCTIEPNSGIVPMPDARLDALAAIVNPERVLPTTMEFVDIAGLVAGASKGEGLGNKFLANIRETDAIAHVVRCFEDENVIHVSNSVDPKRDIEIIDLELIFADLDSCEKQLQKVARNAKGGDKDALAQKALLEKLIPHFSEGKPARSLMKNMSDDEKRAVRGFHLLTSKPVMYIANVAEDGFENNPHLDIVRAIAEEEGAMVVPVCNKIEAEIAELDDGEEKDMFLEALGLEEPGLNRVIRAGYELLHLQTYFTAGVKEVRAWTVRVGATAPQAAAVIHTDFEKGFIRAEVVAYDDFIQFKGEQGAKEAGKWRLEGKEYIVKDGDVMHFRFNV, from the coding sequence ATGGGATTCAACTGCGGCATCGTCGGCCTGCCCAACGTCGGCAAGTCCACCCTGTTCAACGCCCTGACCAAATCCGGCATCGCGGCGGAAAACTTCCCCTTCTGCACCATCGAGCCGAACAGCGGCATCGTGCCGATGCCCGACGCCCGCCTCGATGCGCTGGCCGCGATCGTCAACCCCGAGCGCGTGCTGCCGACCACCATGGAATTCGTCGACATCGCCGGCCTGGTAGCCGGTGCGTCCAAAGGTGAAGGCCTGGGCAACAAGTTCCTCGCCAACATCCGCGAGACCGACGCCATCGCCCACGTCGTGCGCTGCTTCGAAGACGAGAACGTCATCCACGTCTCCAACAGCGTCGACCCCAAGCGCGACATCGAGATCATCGACCTCGAACTGATCTTCGCCGACCTCGACAGCTGCGAGAAACAACTGCAGAAGGTCGCGCGCAACGCCAAGGGCGGCGACAAGGACGCCCTGGCGCAGAAAGCCCTGCTGGAAAAGCTCATCCCCCACTTCAGCGAAGGCAAGCCCGCACGCTCGCTGATGAAGAACATGAGCGATGACGAGAAGCGCGCCGTACGTGGCTTCCACCTGCTCACCAGCAAGCCGGTCATGTACATCGCCAACGTCGCCGAAGACGGCTTCGAGAACAACCCGCACCTGGACATCGTCCGCGCCATCGCCGAAGAAGAAGGCGCCATGGTGGTGCCGGTGTGCAACAAGATCGAAGCCGAGATCGCCGAACTGGACGACGGCGAAGAGAAGGACATGTTCCTCGAAGCCCTCGGCCTCGAAGAGCCCGGCCTGAACCGCGTGATCCGCGCCGGCTACGAACTGCTGCACCTGCAGACCTACTTCACCGCCGGCGTGAAGGAAGTCCGCGCCTGGACCGTCCGCGTCGGCGCCACCGCCCCGCAGGCCGCCGCCGTGATCCACACCGACTTCGAAAAAGGCTTCATCCGCGCCGAAGTCGTCGCCTACGACGACTTCATCCAGTTCAAGGGCGAACAGGGCGCGAAAGAAGCCGGCAAATGGCGCCTGGAAGGCAAGGAGTACATCGTCAAGGATGGCGACGTGATGCACTTCCGCTTCAACGTCTAA
- a CDS encoding Txe/YoeB family addiction module toxin: MANRLVWSLDAWADYEYWQGQDKKTLKRINLLIKDCCRSPFEGIGKPEPLKENLSGWWSRRIDDTNRLVYRQAGDSLEILSCRYHY; encoded by the coding sequence ATGGCAAACCGTCTGGTTTGGTCCCTGGATGCATGGGCCGACTATGAGTATTGGCAGGGCCAGGACAAGAAGACGCTGAAGAGAATCAACCTGTTGATCAAGGATTGCTGCCGGAGTCCGTTCGAAGGCATCGGCAAGCCTGAGCCCCTAAAAGAGAACTTGTCGGGGTGGTGGTCCAGGCGTATCGATGACACCAACCGCTTGGTGTATCGGCAGGCCGGGGACTCGTTGGAGATCCTTTCGTGCCGCTACCACTACTGA
- a CDS encoding tyrosine-type recombinase/integrase translates to MTARKDGKTWTADFYENGRSGRRIRKKGFATKSAAIRYEQDFFAVLGETGRPLDDRLSDLVKVWYDLHGCTLKDGKQRLARCQALAQRLGDPHAFEFDSLAWARYRQRRLTEVKPETVNHEQRYLSAIFSELIRLGSWHKANPLANVRQIKTDQVELTFLTLDQVAQLLEECKASTNNHTYPVALLCLATGARWEEAESVARGAVHGGKVHYHRTKNRQSRSVPIPAELEQLMFKVGMPGTGRLFMSCRAAFRCAYERCGFQTPGQLTHILRHTFASHYMMGGGDILTLQRILGHSSITMTMRYAHLSPEHLESAMRLSPLSQCGVVL, encoded by the coding sequence ATGACCGCACGCAAGGACGGAAAGACGTGGACGGCTGACTTCTACGAAAACGGTCGCTCCGGTCGCAGGATCCGCAAGAAAGGCTTCGCCACCAAGTCCGCTGCCATTCGCTATGAACAGGACTTCTTCGCCGTCCTGGGCGAGACGGGCCGCCCGTTGGATGATCGCCTCTCCGATCTTGTGAAGGTCTGGTACGACCTCCATGGTTGCACGCTGAAGGACGGCAAACAGCGCCTGGCTCGCTGCCAAGCACTGGCCCAACGCCTCGGAGATCCGCACGCCTTTGAGTTCGATTCGCTCGCGTGGGCGCGCTACCGGCAACGCCGTCTGACCGAGGTGAAGCCGGAAACGGTCAACCACGAACAACGCTACCTGTCGGCCATCTTCTCCGAGCTGATCCGCCTCGGCTCATGGCACAAGGCGAACCCGCTGGCCAACGTCCGGCAGATCAAGACCGATCAGGTCGAACTGACCTTCCTCACCCTGGATCAGGTCGCCCAGCTCCTCGAGGAGTGCAAGGCCAGCACGAATAACCATACGTACCCGGTCGCTCTCCTGTGTCTCGCTACAGGTGCCCGCTGGGAAGAGGCCGAGAGCGTCGCCCGTGGTGCCGTGCATGGGGGAAAGGTCCACTACCACCGGACCAAGAACCGTCAGAGCCGATCAGTGCCGATCCCGGCCGAGCTGGAGCAACTGATGTTCAAGGTGGGGATGCCTGGAACCGGCCGCTTGTTCATGTCCTGCAGGGCTGCTTTCCGTTGTGCCTATGAACGCTGTGGATTCCAGACGCCGGGGCAACTGACCCACATCCTCCGCCATACCTTCGCCAGCCATTACATGATGGGAGGAGGGGACATTCTCACGCTGCAGCGGATCCTGGGGCACTCGTCGATCACGATGACGATGCGGTATGCGCACCTGTCGCCGGAGCATTTGGAGTCGGCAATGCGCTTATCTCCCTTGTCTCAATGTGGGGTTGTCCTATGA
- a CDS encoding zonular occludens toxin domain-containing protein, which translates to MLYIRTGKPGHGKTLNTIREVDQKAHKEGRVVYYHNVAGLKTDQLQAAWFEFDDPYKWYELPPDAIIVVDEAQGWFGVRDPRQKPPEHISRFEIMRHQGHEVHLVTQDPRYIDVHLRRLCNGHIHYWRVFKSQQLLRFESEAVIEAVEKKTSFKDADKTTLKLDKKYFGVYTSTKANHHFAFKPPKKMILALAVIIGAAFMVYRAYERYADGSKAATPAGAAADATAPNGTADKGMVDQVSSAVTSLIKATGDGEAKAITPAQYLERRQPRVPDLPSSAPVYDELTKPVAHPRLYCLSTSDPRLVARRPQQTVKDGKSCQCYTQQGTKVATAFDFCLTVAKDGYFDPTLPDRNGLDPRSGQQPALATAPPPPIPGERLQAEAQPARPTVTIIPDSEYPSRPWRSN; encoded by the coding sequence ATGCTCTATATCCGCACCGGCAAACCCGGCCACGGCAAGACCCTCAACACCATCCGCGAAGTCGATCAGAAGGCCCACAAGGAAGGCCGGGTGGTCTACTACCACAACGTCGCCGGCCTCAAGACCGACCAACTGCAAGCGGCGTGGTTCGAGTTCGACGACCCGTACAAATGGTACGAACTGCCGCCCGACGCGATCATCGTCGTGGACGAGGCCCAGGGCTGGTTCGGTGTGCGCGACCCCCGGCAGAAACCGCCGGAGCACATCAGCCGCTTCGAGATCATGCGGCACCAAGGCCACGAAGTGCATCTGGTCACCCAGGACCCGCGCTACATCGATGTGCACCTGCGCCGCCTGTGCAACGGCCACATCCACTACTGGCGGGTATTCAAGAGCCAGCAGCTGCTGCGCTTCGAATCGGAAGCCGTGATCGAGGCCGTCGAGAAGAAGACCAGCTTTAAGGACGCCGACAAGACCACCCTCAAGCTCGATAAGAAGTACTTCGGCGTTTACACCAGTACCAAGGCCAATCACCACTTCGCCTTCAAGCCGCCAAAGAAAATGATCCTGGCGCTGGCGGTGATCATCGGCGCAGCCTTCATGGTGTACCGCGCCTACGAGCGCTATGCGGATGGCAGCAAGGCCGCCACTCCAGCAGGCGCGGCGGCTGACGCAACCGCACCGAACGGCACGGCGGACAAGGGCATGGTCGATCAGGTGTCCTCGGCGGTCACCTCGCTGATCAAGGCAACGGGCGACGGCGAGGCCAAAGCCATCACTCCCGCGCAGTACCTGGAACGCCGCCAGCCCCGCGTGCCCGACCTGCCGTCATCGGCGCCGGTTTACGACGAGCTGACCAAGCCCGTGGCCCACCCGCGCCTGTATTGCCTGTCCACCAGCGACCCGCGCCTCGTGGCCCGGCGACCGCAACAGACCGTGAAGGATGGCAAGTCCTGCCAGTGCTACACGCAGCAGGGCACCAAAGTCGCCACGGCCTTCGACTTCTGCCTGACCGTCGCCAAGGACGGTTACTTCGATCCCACGCTGCCCGACCGCAACGGCCTCGACCCGCGCTCGGGGCAGCAGCCAGCCCTGGCCACAGCGCCCCCTCCACCGATTCCCGGCGAGCGGCTACAGGCCGAAGCACAGCCCGCCAGGCCGACGGTAACCATCATCCCCGACAGCGAGTACCCATCCCGGCCCTGGCGTAGCAATTAG
- a CDS encoding DUF2523 domain-containing protein codes for MQYLFLVQLLIMIVGPLVKMVMRMLGVGFVAYVGSNLLLDLVRSYIQSKAGAAGIVIQQILGLANVDVCINMYLSAVVTRMVLSGLDKAADRKRKQVWNPPDRDYINA; via the coding sequence ATGCAATACCTGTTCTTGGTGCAACTGCTGATCATGATCGTCGGCCCGCTGGTGAAGATGGTCATGCGCATGCTCGGTGTCGGCTTCGTCGCCTACGTCGGCTCCAACCTCCTGCTGGATCTAGTGCGCAGCTATATCCAGTCGAAGGCCGGAGCTGCTGGCATCGTCATTCAGCAGATTCTTGGTCTCGCCAATGTCGATGTATGCATCAACATGTATTTGTCAGCCGTGGTCACCCGCATGGTGCTCTCCGGTCTGGACAAGGCCGCCGACCGTAAGCGTAAACAGGTCTGGAATCCCCCGGACCGCGATTACATCAACGCCTAA
- a CDS encoding virulence factor TspB C-terminal domain-related protein — translation MRALVLLLLVLTSTAVYAEDYYWVVVGREASTKSPSPSTTCDLLAVASNRIALGYTYEVASHSVSGVTGKCRLNETRVSTGAVKVVEWDMKRVGNGCTAPKVYDATVGECKAPEPDKCEATIGQMVEHQHKIGALSQGGVVLQNTRTEPPGSLCQGSCQYASTGEAPSRCYRFMEGGDQNSGFCVFRYKGNGVACPNSDPTPNTPPAALPTREKSNECTNKVTDAEGRVHYSCLATDTFKEPGSMQCGEVNGVFGCKEGKPSPTQKQTETKTEVSEQTASDGSSTTSTTTTTTTTNCSGVNACSSTTSVTNGTSKTNADGTSGGESSTCTGSGCKASDKPGEEGKDDKEEEEEPEREVSGTDDCDASVQCSGDAIDCAMVEQQKKLRCEVEKQGDFEKNKGQIEAAVKGDKFQLTDDLEVEAPSFLNSGTRFLPSSCPTDKTFSLRTNGGRTFAFTYAPLCAAASDLGVLLLIGTSVFCALYVGRAFGGE, via the coding sequence GTGCGCGCGCTGGTTCTTCTTCTCCTGGTCCTGACTTCTACGGCCGTGTATGCGGAAGACTATTACTGGGTAGTCGTCGGCCGTGAGGCCAGCACCAAGTCGCCGTCGCCCAGTACAACATGCGATCTGCTTGCGGTTGCCTCAAATCGCATCGCACTTGGATACACCTATGAGGTGGCGTCCCATTCAGTTTCCGGCGTTACCGGGAAATGCCGCCTTAACGAAACGCGTGTCTCAACCGGCGCCGTTAAGGTGGTTGAGTGGGACATGAAGCGCGTTGGTAATGGCTGCACCGCCCCCAAGGTGTATGACGCGACAGTGGGCGAATGCAAAGCCCCCGAGCCGGACAAATGTGAAGCCACCATCGGCCAGATGGTCGAGCATCAACACAAGATCGGCGCCCTCAGCCAAGGCGGCGTCGTTCTGCAGAACACTCGCACCGAGCCGCCGGGCAGTCTGTGCCAGGGCTCCTGCCAGTACGCCTCGACCGGCGAGGCCCCCAGCCGCTGTTATCGCTTCATGGAAGGCGGCGATCAGAACTCTGGCTTCTGCGTCTTCCGCTACAAGGGCAACGGTGTCGCTTGCCCGAACTCCGATCCTACGCCCAATACCCCGCCCGCTGCGTTGCCCACCCGCGAGAAGTCCAACGAGTGCACCAACAAGGTCACCGATGCCGAGGGGCGCGTCCATTACAGCTGCCTTGCCACGGACACCTTCAAAGAGCCGGGCAGCATGCAGTGCGGCGAGGTTAACGGCGTCTTCGGTTGCAAAGAGGGCAAGCCCAGCCCGACCCAGAAGCAAACCGAAACGAAGACCGAAGTCAGCGAACAGACCGCCAGTGACGGCTCTTCGACCACCAGCACGACGACCACGACCACCACCACCAATTGCAGTGGCGTCAACGCCTGTTCCTCGACCACCAGCGTCACCAACGGCACCAGCAAGACCAACGCCGATGGCACCTCCGGCGGCGAGTCCTCCACCTGCACGGGCAGCGGCTGCAAGGCCAGCGACAAGCCCGGCGAGGAAGGTAAGGACGACAAGGAAGAGGAGGAAGAGCCCGAGCGCGAAGTCTCCGGCACTGACGACTGCGATGCGTCGGTGCAGTGCTCGGGCGACGCCATCGACTGCGCCATGGTGGAGCAGCAAAAGAAGCTGCGCTGCGAGGTGGAAAAGCAGGGCGACTTCGAGAAGAACAAAGGCCAGATCGAAGCGGCGGTGAAAGGCGACAAGTTCCAGCTCACCGACGACCTCGAAGTCGAAGCCCCGTCCTTCCTCAACAGCGGCACGCGTTTCCTGCCTTCCAGTTGCCCGACCGACAAAACCTTTTCCCTGAGAACCAACGGCGGACGCACCTTCGCGTTTACCTACGCGCCGCTATGTGCTGCCGCTTCCGATCTCGGAGTCCTGCTTCTCATTGGCACCAGTGTGTTCTGCGCGCTCTACGTGGGCCGCGCCTTTGGAGGTGAATGA
- a CDS encoding major capsid protein, whose protein sequence is MNQLKGHLKNSASAFGRKAAAVATLTLGTAGVVMAAVPADATKALTTAGEDTSTIGWAVFAVLVAAAAFKYMRRAL, encoded by the coding sequence ATGAACCAACTGAAAGGCCATCTGAAGAACAGCGCTTCGGCGTTCGGTCGCAAGGCCGCCGCTGTCGCAACTCTGACCCTCGGCACCGCTGGCGTCGTCATGGCTGCGGTCCCGGCCGATGCCACCAAGGCGTTGACTACCGCCGGTGAGGACACCAGCACCATCGGCTGGGCCGTGTTCGCCGTGCTGGTCGCCGCTGCGGCGTTCAAGTACATGCGCCGCGCCCTGTAA
- a CDS encoding DNA-binding protein, with the protein MNMFATTGGVVELWVTKTDTYTSTKTGEIYASVQAISPIPDGARGNAKGFEISEYSIDPTLLDGIVFAGSPVLCKFASVVRPTQDRFGRTTNTQFLTELLSVGKEAAAPRQPAVQQPTQRPAAQPVSDKPSADKPGESPKN; encoded by the coding sequence ATGAACATGTTTGCGACCACTGGCGGCGTAGTCGAACTGTGGGTCACCAAGACCGACACCTACACCTCGACCAAGACCGGCGAAATCTACGCCAGCGTCCAGGCCATTTCCCCGATCCCCGACGGCGCTCGCGGTAACGCCAAGGGCTTCGAGATCAGCGAATACAGCATTGATCCGACCCTGCTCGACGGGATCGTCTTCGCCGGCTCCCCGGTGCTGTGCAAGTTCGCCAGCGTCGTCCGCCCGACCCAGGACCGCTTCGGCCGTACCACCAATACCCAATTCCTGACCGAGCTGCTGAGCGTGGGCAAAGAGGCCGCTGCGCCGCGTCAGCCCGCCGTGCAGCAGCCCACCCAACGCCCGGCAGCGCAGCCCGTTAGCGACAAACCCAGCGCTGACAAGCCCGGCGAATCGCCCAAGAACTAA
- a CDS encoding DUF5447 family protein, with product MSLFSAYLGNPHASDCDCSVCAVNRILQTPASLEHSSPSTRCTQCRPTRVFTVVGTMNLVSGVWRLVSSTYRVERGFTCDKHMPALRPPKYWHVVYDSGRPTPFVPIHEPFEWEG from the coding sequence ATGAGTCTCTTCAGCGCGTACCTGGGCAATCCTCATGCTTCGGACTGCGACTGCTCTGTCTGCGCCGTGAACCGAATTCTGCAAACCCCGGCATCCCTGGAGCACTCCAGCCCGTCCACACGATGCACCCAGTGCCGCCCTACGCGGGTGTTCACGGTCGTTGGGACTATGAATCTGGTATCCGGTGTCTGGAGGCTGGTTTCGAGTACCTATCGTGTGGAGCGGGGATTTACCTGCGACAAACACATGCCCGCGCTCCGTCCGCCGAAGTACTGGCACGTTGTGTACGACAGCGGGAGGCCAACGCCCTTCGTGCCCATTCACGAACCGTTCGAGTGGGAGGGCTGA
- a CDS encoding DNA-binding protein: MEESGIVGFTVTGAMEKVTDFRTAPFCSQAVFAQMLGLEEITEDVVRGWVETKTVPTAKIGRRRVINLHKIRRDLDRGKSIFCQGDYDDE; encoded by the coding sequence ATGGAAGAGTCTGGAATAGTGGGGTTCACCGTCACAGGCGCGATGGAAAAGGTCACGGATTTCCGTACCGCTCCGTTCTGCTCCCAGGCGGTATTCGCTCAGATGCTGGGCCTGGAAGAGATCACCGAAGACGTAGTGCGCGGCTGGGTCGAAACCAAGACCGTGCCGACCGCCAAGATCGGCCGCCGCCGCGTCATCAACCTCCATAAAATCCGCCGCGACCTCGATCGGGGTAAGTCGATCTTCTGCCAAGGGGATTACGACGATGAGTAA